A single genomic interval of Demequina sp. NBRC 110054 harbors:
- the tuf gene encoding elongation factor Tu yields the protein MAKAKFERTKPHVNIGTIGHVDHGKTTLTAAISKVLHDQYPDLNPFTPFEDIDKAPEERERGITINIAHIEYETAKRHYAHVDAPGHADYIKNMITGAAQMDGAILVVAATDGPMAQTREHVLLAKQVGVPYLLVALNKSDMVDDEEILELVEVEVRDLLSSQGFDGDNAPVIQVSALKALEGDEKWVKSVQDLMEAVDENVPEPVRDMDKAFLMPVEDVFTITGRGTVVTGKVERGKLKINSEVEILGIREPQKTTVTGIEMFHKSMDEAWAGENCGLLLRGTKREDVERGQVVVTPGTTTPHTNFEGRCYILNKDEGGRHNPFYTNYRPQFYIRTTDVTGVITLPEGTEMVMPGDTTDMSVELIQPIALEEGQGFAIREGGRTVGSGTVTKIVK from the coding sequence ATGGCTAAGGCCAAGTTCGAGCGGACCAAGCCGCACGTCAACATCGGTACCATCGGTCACGTCGACCACGGCAAGACCACGCTGACCGCTGCGATCTCGAAGGTCCTGCACGACCAGTACCCGGACCTGAACCCGTTCACCCCGTTCGAGGACATCGACAAGGCTCCCGAGGAGCGCGAGCGCGGTATCACGATCAACATCGCGCACATCGAGTACGAGACCGCGAAGCGCCACTACGCGCACGTCGACGCCCCGGGTCACGCTGACTACATCAAGAACATGATCACCGGTGCCGCCCAGATGGACGGCGCGATCCTCGTGGTCGCCGCGACCGACGGTCCGATGGCCCAGACGCGTGAGCACGTGCTGCTCGCCAAGCAGGTCGGCGTTCCCTACCTGCTCGTCGCGCTGAACAAGTCCGACATGGTCGACGACGAGGAGATCCTCGAGCTCGTCGAGGTCGAGGTCCGCGACCTCCTGTCCTCGCAGGGCTTCGACGGCGACAACGCTCCCGTCATCCAGGTCTCGGCGCTCAAGGCGCTCGAGGGCGACGAGAAGTGGGTCAAGTCGGTCCAGGACCTCATGGAGGCCGTCGACGAGAACGTGCCGGAGCCCGTCCGCGACATGGACAAGGCGTTCCTGATGCCCGTCGAGGACGTCTTCACGATCACCGGTCGTGGCACCGTCGTCACCGGTAAGGTCGAGCGCGGCAAGCTCAAGATCAACTCCGAGGTCGAGATCCTCGGTATCCGTGAGCCGCAGAAGACCACCGTCACCGGCATCGAGATGTTCCACAAGTCGATGGACGAGGCGTGGGCCGGCGAGAACTGTGGTCTGCTGCTCCGCGGCACGAAGCGCGAGGACGTCGAGCGTGGCCAGGTCGTGGTCACCCCCGGCACCACCACCCCGCACACCAACTTCGAGGGTCGCTGCTACATCCTCAACAAGGACGAGGGTGGCCGCCACAACCCGTTCTACACGAACTACCGCCCGCAGTTCTACATCCGCACGACGGACGTGACCGGCGTCATCACGCTGCCTGAGGGCACCGAGATGGTCATGCCCGGTGACACCACCGACATGTCGGTCGAGCTGATCCAGCCCATCGCCCTCGAGGAGG
- the fusA gene encoding elongation factor G, which produces MAQDVLTDLTKVRNIGIMAHIDAGKTTTTERILFYTGVNYKIGETHDGASTTDWMEQEQERGITITSAAVTCFWDNNQINIIDTPGHVDFTVEVERSLRVLDGAVAVFDGKEGVEPQSENVWRQADKYDVPRICFVNKMDKLGADFYFTVDTIVNRLGAKPLVIQLPIGAENDFVGIVDLVEMNAKVWPGDAKGDVTMGAEYETTEIPADLKDKAEEYRAALVESVAEADDDLLEKYLGGEELTTAEIKAGIRKLTVASEMYPVLCGSAFKNRGVQPMLDAVIDYLPGPADVPAIKGHDAKDEEIEIERHADADEPFSALAFKVVSHPFFGRLTYVRVYSGHLETGAQVVNSTKGKKERIGKLFQMHANKENPVESITAGHIYAVIGLKDTTTGDTLCDPNSQVVLESMTFPEPVIDVAIEPKTKGDQEKLSIAIQKLAEEDPTFRVRLDEETGQTVIGGMGELHLDILVDRMRREFKVDANVGKPQVAYRETIRKTVEKYDYTHKKQTGGSGQFAKVQIRLEPLPADSEVLYEFENAVTGGRVPREYIPSVDAGMQSAMELGIQAGYPVVGVKATLLDGAYHDVDSSEMAFKIAGSMAFKEAARQAKPVLLEPMMAVEVRTPEEYMGDVIGDINSRRGQIRQMSDVSGVKLVDALVPLSEMFGYVGDLRSKTSGRAVYSMVFDSYAEVPKAVADEIIAKTRGE; this is translated from the coding sequence GTGGCACAGGACGTGCTCACGGACCTCACGAAGGTCCGCAACATCGGCATCATGGCCCACATCGATGCCGGCAAGACCACCACCACCGAGCGCATCCTGTTCTACACGGGTGTGAACTACAAGATCGGTGAGACCCACGACGGCGCGTCGACGACGGACTGGATGGAGCAGGAGCAGGAGCGCGGCATCACCATCACCTCCGCCGCGGTGACCTGCTTCTGGGACAACAACCAGATCAACATCATCGACACCCCCGGTCACGTGGACTTCACGGTCGAGGTGGAGCGTTCGCTGCGAGTGCTCGACGGCGCGGTCGCCGTGTTCGACGGCAAGGAGGGCGTCGAGCCCCAGTCGGAGAACGTGTGGCGCCAGGCCGACAAGTACGACGTCCCCCGCATCTGCTTCGTCAACAAGATGGACAAGCTGGGCGCGGACTTCTACTTCACGGTCGACACCATCGTGAACCGCCTCGGTGCCAAGCCGCTGGTCATCCAGCTGCCGATCGGCGCCGAGAACGACTTCGTCGGCATCGTCGACCTGGTCGAGATGAACGCCAAGGTGTGGCCCGGCGACGCCAAGGGTGACGTGACCATGGGCGCCGAGTACGAGACGACCGAGATCCCCGCCGACCTCAAGGACAAGGCCGAGGAGTACCGCGCGGCCCTCGTGGAGTCCGTCGCCGAGGCCGACGACGACCTGCTCGAGAAGTACCTCGGCGGCGAGGAGCTGACGACCGCGGAGATCAAGGCGGGCATCCGCAAGCTCACGGTCGCCTCCGAGATGTACCCCGTGCTCTGCGGATCCGCGTTCAAGAACCGCGGCGTGCAGCCGATGCTCGACGCGGTCATCGACTACCTGCCGGGTCCGGCCGACGTCCCCGCCATCAAGGGTCACGACGCCAAGGACGAGGAGATCGAGATCGAGCGTCACGCGGACGCGGACGAGCCGTTCTCGGCCCTCGCGTTCAAGGTCGTCTCGCACCCCTTCTTCGGCCGCCTCACCTACGTGCGCGTCTACTCGGGGCACCTCGAGACCGGCGCCCAGGTCGTCAACTCGACCAAGGGCAAGAAGGAGCGCATCGGGAAGCTCTTCCAGATGCACGCCAACAAGGAGAACCCGGTCGAGTCGATCACTGCCGGCCACATCTACGCGGTGATCGGCCTCAAGGACACCACCACGGGTGACACGCTGTGCGACCCGAACAGCCAGGTCGTCCTCGAGTCCATGACCTTCCCCGAGCCCGTCATCGACGTGGCGATCGAGCCCAAGACCAAGGGCGACCAGGAGAAGCTGTCGATCGCGATCCAGAAGCTCGCCGAGGAGGACCCGACCTTCCGCGTGCGCCTGGACGAGGAGACCGGCCAGACCGTCATCGGCGGCATGGGCGAGCTCCACCTCGACATCCTCGTGGACCGCATGCGTCGCGAGTTCAAGGTCGACGCGAACGTCGGCAAGCCGCAGGTCGCGTACCGCGAGACCATCCGCAAGACGGTCGAGAAGTACGACTACACGCACAAGAAGCAGACCGGTGGCTCCGGCCAGTTCGCGAAGGTGCAGATCCGCCTCGAGCCGCTCCCCGCGGACTCCGAGGTGCTGTACGAGTTCGAGAACGCCGTGACCGGTGGTCGCGTGCCTCGCGAGTACATCCCGTCGGTCGACGCGGGTATGCAGAGCGCGATGGAGCTCGGCATCCAGGCCGGCTACCCGGTCGTGGGCGTCAAGGCCACGCTGCTCGACGGTGCCTACCACGACGTCGACTCCTCGGAGATGGCGTTCAAGATCGCCGGCTCGATGGCCTTCAAGGAGGCCGCGCGTCAGGCGAAGCCCGTGCTGCTCGAGCCGATGATGGCCGTCGAGGTCCGTACGCCCGAGGAGTACATGGGCGACGTCATCGGCGACATCAACTCGCGTCGCGGTCAGATCCGCCAGATGTCGGACGTGTCCGGCGTCAAGCTGGTCGACGCGCTTGTGCCGCTGTCGGAGATGTTCGGCTACGTCGGCGACCTTCGGTCGAAGACGTCCGGACGCGCCGTCTACTCGATGGTGTTCGACAGCTACGCAGAGGTCCCGAAGGCTGTGGCCGACGAGATCATCGCCAAGACCCGGGGCGAGTAG
- the rpsG gene encoding 30S ribosomal protein S7 produces MPRKGPAPKRPIINDPVYGATVVTQLINKILLDGKKSVAEAIVYDALEGVREKSGQDPVVVLKRALDNIRPALEVRSRRVGGATYQVPVDVRPVRATTLALRWLVDFARQRREHTMTERLMNEILDASNGLGAAVKRREDMHKMAESNKAFAHYRW; encoded by the coding sequence GTGCCTCGCAAGGGACCGGCGCCGAAGCGCCCCATCATCAACGACCCCGTCTACGGCGCGACCGTCGTCACCCAGCTGATCAACAAGATCCTGCTGGACGGCAAGAAGTCCGTCGCCGAGGCCATCGTCTACGACGCCCTCGAGGGTGTCCGTGAGAAGTCCGGCCAGGACCCCGTCGTCGTGCTCAAGCGTGCGCTCGACAACATCCGCCCCGCGCTCGAGGTCCGCTCGCGCCGCGTCGGTGGTGCGACCTACCAGGTGCCGGTCGACGTCCGTCCGGTGCGTGCGACCACCCTCGCGCTCCGCTGGCTGGTGGACTTCGCGCGTCAGCGCCGTGAGCACACCATGACCGAGCGCCTCATGAACGAGATCCTCGACGCTTCGAACGGCCTCGGCGCCGCGGTGAAGCGCCGCGAGGACATGCACAAGATGGCCGAGTCCAACAAGGCCTTCGCGCACTACCGCTGGTAG
- the rpsL gene encoding 30S ribosomal protein S12: MPTIQQLVRKGRHPKASKTKTPALKASPQRRGVCTRVYTTTPKKPNSALRKVARVRLSSGIEVTAYIPGEGHNLQEHSIVLVRGGRVKDLPGVRYRIVRGSLDTQGVKGRQQARSRYGAKKEKK, from the coding sequence GTGCCTACGATTCAGCAGCTGGTCAGGAAGGGTCGCCACCCCAAGGCCTCCAAGACCAAGACCCCGGCTCTCAAGGCGAGCCCCCAGCGTCGTGGCGTGTGCACCCGCGTGTACACCACGACCCCCAAGAAGCCGAACTCGGCGCTGCGCAAGGTCGCGCGTGTTCGTCTGTCCTCCGGTATCGAGGTCACCGCGTACATCCCCGGCGAGGGTCACAACCTGCAGGAGCACTCGATCGTCCTCGTCCGCGGTGGTCGTGTGAAGGACCTCCCCGGTGTCCGCTACCGCATCGTCCGTGGCTCGCTCGACACCCAGGGTGTCAAGGGCCGTCAGCAGGCCCGCAGCCGTTACGGCGCGAAGAAGGAGAAGAAGTAG
- a CDS encoding alkene reductase, translating into MTDPFAPYDLAGLPLSNRIVMAPMTRCRAGDGGTATALMAEYYAQRADAGLIITEGVQPSAIGQGYPWTPGLHSDAQRESWRQVTDAVHARGGLIAAQLMHAGRVSHPSLHADGAVPVAPSAVRAEGKVFTPTGMKDMIEPRALDEAGIAATFDDFAAAARRAVDAGFDAVELHGANGYLIHQFLDPTANRRTDGWGSGVEGRLRFAVGVAEAVAAEIGPERVSMRLSPGGGRSSGSREDPDALAETYVPLAEELARTGIAALHLVESGGPELTRALREAWPRTLLVNRALGAGDDAARAGLALVETGGADLVSFASLFLANPDLPDRLRAGGPFNAPDRATFYGGGEAGYTDYPVLAR; encoded by the coding sequence ATGACCGATCCCTTCGCGCCCTACGACCTCGCGGGACTGCCGCTCTCCAACCGCATCGTCATGGCGCCGATGACCCGCTGTCGCGCGGGCGACGGCGGCACGGCCACGGCGCTCATGGCCGAGTACTACGCGCAGCGTGCGGATGCGGGGCTCATCATCACGGAGGGCGTGCAGCCGTCCGCGATCGGCCAGGGCTATCCGTGGACGCCAGGGCTGCACTCCGACGCCCAGCGGGAGTCGTGGCGCCAGGTCACGGACGCGGTGCACGCGCGGGGCGGTCTCATCGCTGCCCAGCTCATGCATGCGGGCCGCGTCTCCCACCCGAGCCTCCATGCCGACGGCGCCGTGCCCGTCGCGCCCTCGGCGGTCAGGGCCGAGGGGAAGGTCTTCACCCCGACCGGCATGAAGGACATGATCGAGCCCCGCGCGCTCGACGAGGCCGGGATCGCCGCGACGTTCGACGATTTCGCGGCCGCCGCCAGGCGCGCGGTCGACGCGGGCTTCGACGCAGTAGAGCTCCATGGCGCGAACGGCTACCTCATCCATCAATTCCTGGATCCGACCGCCAACCGTCGTACGGACGGCTGGGGGAGCGGCGTCGAGGGACGCCTCCGCTTCGCGGTGGGGGTGGCCGAGGCGGTCGCCGCGGAGATCGGGCCGGAGCGCGTGAGCATGCGTCTCTCGCCGGGAGGCGGGCGCTCGAGCGGGAGCCGCGAGGACCCTGACGCGCTCGCCGAGACCTACGTGCCGCTCGCGGAGGAGCTCGCCCGCACGGGCATCGCCGCGCTCCATCTGGTCGAGTCCGGGGGGCCCGAGCTCACCCGCGCCCTCCGCGAGGCATGGCCGCGCACGCTCCTCGTGAACCGTGCGCTCGGCGCCGGCGACGATGCCGCGCGCGCGGGCCTCGCGCTCGTCGAGACGGGGGGAGCGGATCTCGTGTCCTTCGCCTCGCTGTTCCTCGCGAACCCGGATCTGCCGGATCGGCTGCGTGCGGGAGGACCGTTCAACGCTCCGGACCGCGCGACGTTCTACGGCGGTGGCGAGGCGGGTTACACCGACTATCCCGTGCTTGCGCGGTGA
- a CDS encoding ABC transporter ATP-binding protein, producing the protein MATESKSPKIELIDLHKQFSVPGGERKVVDGVSFEVNKGEFVAVIGPSGCGKSTMFNIMAGLEEPTSGELKVDGKDAIGVRENVAYMPQKDLLFPWRTIAENCALGLEVQGMWKLEARKRARELFPTFGLSGFEDSHPFELSGGMRQRAALLRTVVQGRDILLLDEPFGALDSLTRIEMQNWLQGVWAKHEWTAVMITHDIREAIYLADRVIVLSARPTSVRLNVEIDLPRPRELSVITSPEFAAIEEQLIETLHEESRKALELQGTLL; encoded by the coding sequence GTGGCCACTGAGTCCAAGTCCCCCAAGATCGAGCTGATCGACCTCCACAAGCAGTTCTCCGTCCCCGGCGGCGAGCGCAAGGTGGTCGACGGCGTCTCGTTCGAGGTCAACAAGGGCGAGTTCGTCGCCGTGATCGGCCCCTCGGGCTGCGGCAAGTCCACGATGTTCAACATCATGGCCGGGCTTGAGGAGCCGACCTCCGGAGAGCTCAAGGTCGATGGCAAGGACGCGATCGGCGTTCGCGAGAACGTCGCCTACATGCCCCAGAAGGACCTGCTGTTCCCGTGGCGCACCATCGCCGAGAACTGTGCGCTCGGGCTCGAGGTCCAGGGCATGTGGAAGCTCGAGGCCCGCAAGAGGGCCCGCGAGCTGTTCCCGACGTTCGGGCTCTCCGGCTTCGAGGACTCGCACCCGTTCGAGCTGTCGGGCGGCATGCGGCAGCGCGCCGCGCTGCTGCGCACCGTCGTCCAGGGACGCGACATCCTGCTGCTCGACGAGCCGTTCGGCGCCCTCGACTCGCTCACGCGCATCGAGATGCAGAACTGGCTCCAGGGCGTGTGGGCGAAGCACGAGTGGACCGCGGTGATGATCACCCACGACATCCGCGAGGCGATCTACCTGGCCGACCGGGTCATCGTCCTCAGCGCGAGGCCCACGAGCGTGCGCCTCAACGTCGAGATCGACCTGCCCCGTCCTCGGGAGCTCTCCGTCATCACGTCGCCCGAGTTCGCGGCGATCGAGGAGCAGCTCATCGAGACGCTCCACGAGGAGTCACGCAAGGCGCTCGAGCTCCAGGGCACCCTGCTCTAG
- a CDS encoding ABC transporter permease: protein MMTAATAEDSTSPSHQTLTQEGRPRRRPPAWVGTIVPPVLIAVGVIALWEALTAVLDIRPQILPSPSRIVSSGLDQADVISGHAWATLQVTFVGFSAALVVAWAIAVAVDFSPWLRRGIMPLLVASQTIPIIAIAPLMIIWFGFGLLPKVIVVALVTFFPVTVGLIEGFAKTDREAGALLSSMGAGRWKLFRYARLPSALPSFFTALRISIVYAVTGAIFSEYVGAQSGLGIYMSMQKNAFRTDLVLAAVAVTAVVSITLYLSTFLVERLVIPWASKERRARRGH from the coding sequence ATGATGACCGCTGCCACTGCCGAGGACAGCACCTCGCCGTCGCACCAGACCCTGACGCAGGAAGGTCGTCCGAGGCGACGGCCGCCGGCCTGGGTCGGCACCATCGTCCCTCCGGTGCTGATCGCCGTCGGTGTGATCGCGCTCTGGGAGGCCCTGACCGCGGTGCTCGACATCCGACCGCAGATCCTCCCGTCGCCGTCGCGAATCGTGTCCTCCGGCCTCGATCAGGCCGACGTCATCTCCGGCCACGCCTGGGCGACTCTTCAGGTCACGTTCGTCGGCTTCTCCGCAGCCCTTGTCGTCGCGTGGGCGATCGCGGTCGCGGTGGACTTCTCGCCGTGGCTGCGACGAGGCATCATGCCGCTGCTCGTCGCGTCGCAGACCATCCCGATCATCGCGATCGCGCCGCTCATGATCATCTGGTTCGGCTTCGGTCTGCTGCCCAAGGTCATCGTCGTCGCGCTCGTGACCTTCTTCCCGGTGACAGTGGGCCTCATCGAGGGCTTCGCGAAGACGGACCGCGAGGCCGGCGCGCTGCTCAGCTCGATGGGCGCGGGAAGGTGGAAGCTGTTCCGCTACGCGCGACTCCCCTCCGCCCTGCCGTCCTTCTTCACAGCGTTGCGCATCTCGATCGTCTACGCCGTGACCGGAGCGATCTTCTCGGAGTACGTGGGCGCGCAGAGCGGCCTCGGCATCTACATGTCCATGCAGAAGAACGCCTTCCGCACCGACCTGGTGCTCGCGGCGGTCGCCGTGACCGCGGTCGTCAGCATCACCCTGTACCTGTCCACCTTCCTGGTCGAGCGGCTCGTCATCCCGTGGGCCTCCAAGGAGAGGAGGGCCCGCCGTGGCCACTGA
- a CDS encoding TenA family protein — MTPTDTLSAQLMERVTEEASRWPSLPLLTGVADGTLDPAVFRHYLEQDYLYLRYYARLFARLAASGPDADLEHSVRLAHGIFAVELDRHIENSGPFGCEFATAEPSPETQAYLDFYDSLAEDRAATLVAMLPCLYGYTVALSLVEVNDPDSAYAEWVGVYSSGDYMDMITRHCTMIDRSDIDAERAEAVLARGLAHEIEFWNQRPASLEAA; from the coding sequence ATGACGCCCACGGACACTCTCTCCGCACAGCTCATGGAGCGAGTCACCGAGGAGGCCTCTCGTTGGCCCTCGCTGCCGCTCCTGACCGGGGTGGCCGACGGGACGCTCGACCCCGCGGTGTTCCGCCACTACCTCGAGCAGGACTATCTGTACCTGCGCTACTACGCGCGCCTGTTCGCCCGTCTCGCGGCGTCGGGACCCGATGCCGACCTGGAGCACTCGGTGCGTCTCGCCCACGGGATCTTCGCGGTCGAGCTCGACCGCCACATCGAGAACTCGGGTCCCTTCGGATGCGAGTTCGCGACCGCCGAGCCGTCTCCCGAGACGCAGGCCTATCTCGACTTCTACGACTCTCTCGCCGAGGACCGGGCCGCCACCCTCGTGGCGATGCTGCCCTGCCTCTACGGCTACACCGTCGCCCTCTCTCTCGTGGAGGTGAACGATCCCGACAGCGCGTACGCCGAGTGGGTCGGCGTCTACTCGAGCGGCGACTACATGGACATGATCACGCGCCACTGCACCATGATCGATCGATCCGACATCGACGCCGAGCGGGCCGAGGCCGTGCTCGCACGCGGTCTCGCACACGAGATCGAGTTCTGGAACCAGAGGCCCGCCAGCTTGGAGGCTGCATGA
- a CDS encoding ABC transporter substrate-binding protein, whose translation MMHPRRTYATVGLAASSLLVLAGCSSTDASETDASTDSSASTETTEPTAVSFALDWTPNTNHTGLYVALAEGYFEDAGLDVEVLPYNSSSPDTLVDAGTADFGISFESSMLFSKSAGAGIVSVMSVLQHTSTAIGVRADNDDIQSPADLDGLTYGGFGAVDEEPTMQAIIQGAGGTGEFESVVLGTSAYEALYSGDVDFTVPFVAWEGIEAELRGEPMKYFYATDYGFPDQYNVIVIGNESWIEENPDAAAAFVQALQEGYEYAAANPDEAAQILMDENPDVLTEEELVTLSQEMLSADYLLDDSGAVGTQTEEMWADLGSFYYDAGLLADADGNVLTEEPDWTSFYTTDLID comes from the coding sequence ATGATGCATCCCCGCCGCACCTACGCGACGGTCGGTCTCGCCGCGAGCTCGCTGCTCGTCCTCGCCGGCTGCTCGTCCACCGACGCCTCCGAGACCGACGCCTCGACCGACTCCTCCGCAAGCACCGAGACGACGGAGCCGACCGCCGTCAGCTTCGCGCTCGACTGGACGCCCAACACCAACCACACCGGCCTGTATGTCGCTCTCGCCGAGGGCTACTTCGAGGACGCAGGACTCGATGTCGAGGTCCTCCCGTACAACTCCAGCTCGCCAGACACCCTGGTCGACGCGGGCACGGCGGACTTCGGCATCTCGTTCGAGTCGTCGATGCTCTTCTCGAAGTCCGCAGGCGCCGGCATCGTCTCCGTCATGTCCGTGCTCCAGCACACGTCCACCGCGATCGGCGTCCGCGCCGACAACGACGACATCCAGAGCCCCGCCGACCTCGACGGCCTCACCTACGGCGGCTTCGGCGCCGTGGACGAGGAGCCGACGATGCAGGCCATCATCCAGGGCGCGGGTGGCACCGGTGAGTTCGAGTCCGTGGTGCTCGGTACGAGCGCGTACGAGGCCCTCTACTCGGGCGACGTCGACTTCACCGTCCCGTTCGTCGCCTGGGAGGGCATCGAGGCGGAGCTGCGCGGCGAGCCGATGAAGTACTTCTACGCGACCGACTACGGCTTCCCGGACCAGTACAACGTCATCGTGATCGGCAACGAGTCCTGGATCGAGGAGAACCCCGACGCGGCCGCGGCCTTCGTCCAGGCACTCCAGGAGGGCTACGAGTACGCGGCGGCCAACCCCGACGAGGCTGCGCAGATCCTCATGGACGAGAACCCCGACGTCCTCACCGAGGAGGAGCTCGTGACGCTTAGCCAGGAGATGCTGTCGGCCGACTACCTGCTCGACGACAGCGGCGCGGTCGGAACCCAGACCGAGGAGATGTGGGCCGACCTCGGCTCCTTCTACTACGACGCCGGACTGCTCGCCGACGCGGACGGCAACGTCCTCACCGAGGAGCCCGACTGGACGTCGTTCTACACGACCGACCTGATCGACTGA
- a CDS encoding amidohydrolase family protein, translated as MARTLIRNGMVLTLDAAGTYHEQGTVVLEDDRIVEIVAGDVAPAIGETSIDATDMIVMPGLIDLHFHTALGKGYNDHMPLWEYLDECWYPMIRALDHEAAYWAAQASYTEAIKNGVTTVNDMYRRLDALADAADEIGIRAILSNDVADDEFDLDTLQDNVDAFHRDHGRANDRIQVRFGLEWLPLASPELLRDMRGLADELGIGIHAHLNESLSEVENSIQRFGKRPTEMAYEAGLLGPDLVAAHCVHLSDDEIRMMAETGTHISHNPSSNAKLGNGIARVPEYLAAGINVGLGHDAVECNNSGDMFEVLKYASLMHRANRIDSSLMQAEQVLRMATNNGAKALGVNAGSLEVGAKADIILLDTNSVEFTPMLRDSATHPMSHLVFAANGSAVDTTIVDGKVLMRGRQLLTVDEGRVVHEANAAFRRTIDRMTVVRREH; from the coding sequence ATGGCCAGGACACTCATCCGCAACGGCATGGTGCTGACGCTCGACGCGGCCGGCACCTATCACGAGCAGGGCACCGTGGTGCTCGAGGACGACAGGATCGTGGAGATCGTCGCGGGCGACGTCGCCCCGGCGATCGGGGAGACCAGCATCGACGCGACCGACATGATCGTGATGCCGGGGCTCATCGACCTGCACTTCCACACCGCGCTCGGCAAGGGCTACAACGACCACATGCCGCTCTGGGAGTACCTGGACGAGTGCTGGTACCCCATGATCCGCGCGCTCGACCATGAAGCCGCCTACTGGGCCGCGCAGGCCTCCTACACCGAGGCGATCAAGAACGGCGTCACGACCGTCAACGACATGTACCGCAGGCTCGACGCGCTCGCGGACGCTGCCGACGAGATCGGCATCCGCGCGATCCTGTCCAACGACGTCGCCGACGACGAGTTCGACCTCGACACGCTCCAGGACAACGTCGACGCCTTCCACCGCGACCACGGCCGTGCGAACGACCGCATCCAGGTCCGCTTCGGTCTCGAGTGGCTGCCGCTCGCCTCGCCCGAGCTGCTGCGCGACATGCGCGGCCTCGCGGACGAGCTCGGCATCGGCATCCACGCGCACCTCAACGAGTCGCTCTCGGAGGTCGAGAACAGCATCCAGCGCTTCGGCAAGCGTCCCACGGAGATGGCCTATGAGGCCGGGCTCCTGGGGCCGGATCTGGTGGCCGCGCACTGCGTGCACCTGAGCGACGACGAGATCCGCATGATGGCCGAGACGGGCACCCACATCTCGCACAACCCCAGCTCGAACGCGAAGCTCGGCAACGGCATCGCCCGCGTGCCCGAGTACCTCGCCGCCGGCATCAACGTCGGCCTGGGCCACGACGCAGTGGAGTGCAACAACAGCGGCGACATGTTCGAGGTGCTCAAGTACGCCTCCCTCATGCACCGTGCCAACCGCATCGACTCCTCGCTCATGCAGGCCGAGCAGGTGCTCCGCATGGCCACCAACAACGGCGCGAAGGCGCTCGGCGTCAACGCCGGCAGCCTCGAGGTCGGCGCCAAGGCCGACATCATCCTTCTTGACACCAACAGCGTCGAGTTCACCCCGATGCTCCGCGACAGTGCGACCCACCCGATGAGCCACCTGGTCTTCGCCGCCAACGGGTCCGCCGTCGACACCACCATCGTGGACGGGAAGGTGCTGATGCGTGGGCGTCAGCTCCTCACCGTCGACGAGGGCCGCGTGGTCCACGAGGCCAACGCAGCCTTCCGCCGCACCATCGACCGCATGACGGTGGTCCGGCGCGAGCACTAG